In the Pseudomonadota bacterium genome, one interval contains:
- the tig gene encoding trigger factor, with amino-acid sequence IISNYLNRTVQVVKKVVVDDDVDKSLERLRESKADLKPIEDRKEAAKGDVVALSISIQIGDGEFSRGEPFVDQLGSGKLSHEVEEQFVGLSVNDSKDVVITGAEDHQNPGMRGKQVTYRGMLHGIFTKNLPTLDDDFVKTIGLEVETVAALREKVREQLSKQAEEEVKSETQGALLDMLVKEHPFKVPSAMVDDEIRGIVARYGFAGREAKPESIDVNLFREQFSEFALNRIRGAIIIDRVGSAEDIKVDEADRERMIQRAAEQNGSTVEATRKILLEKSRIMSFLLEVRRTKILEHLMSKTTVEYTDAPEPGVPEFGAPKPDAAVKA; translated from the coding sequence ATCATTTCAAATTACCTCAATAGGACCGTTCAGGTTGTGAAGAAAGTTGTCGTGGACGATGATGTTGATAAGTCTCTGGAGCGTTTGCGCGAGTCCAAGGCCGACCTTAAGCCGATAGAGGATCGCAAGGAGGCTGCAAAGGGTGATGTGGTGGCTCTCTCCATATCTATTCAGATCGGGGACGGGGAATTCTCTCGTGGTGAGCCGTTCGTTGATCAGCTCGGCTCTGGCAAGCTCTCTCATGAGGTTGAGGAGCAGTTCGTTGGACTGAGCGTTAACGACAGTAAGGACGTGGTTATTACCGGTGCCGAGGATCATCAGAATCCAGGGATGCGGGGCAAGCAGGTCACCTATCGAGGCATGTTGCACGGTATCTTTACCAAGAATTTGCCAACCCTTGATGATGATTTTGTAAAGACTATCGGCCTTGAGGTTGAGACCGTAGCGGCTTTGCGTGAAAAGGTGCGTGAGCAGCTTAGTAAGCAAGCAGAGGAGGAGGTTAAGTCCGAGACCCAGGGCGCTCTCTTGGATATGCTTGTAAAGGAGCACCCATTTAAGGTCCCTTCTGCGATGGTTGACGATGAAATCCGAGGGATCGTAGCGCGTTACGGATTTGCTGGCAGGGAGGCAAAGCCGGAATCTATCGATGTAAACCTATTTCGTGAGCAGTTCTCTGAGTTCGCGCTAAATAGAATTCGGGGTGCAATTATCATAGATCGCGTCGGTTCGGCCGAGGATATCAAGGTTGATGAGGCTGACCGTGAGCGTATGATTCAGCGTGCAGCTGAGCAGAACGGCTCTACGGTCGAGGCAACGCGCAAGATCCTATTGGAAAAATCGCGTATTATGTCCTTTTTGCTGGAGGTTAGGCGCACCAAGATACTTGAGCACTTAATGTCTAAGACTACGGTTGAATACACAGATGCTCCAGAACCTGGTGTCCCAGAATTCGGTG